In Arthrobacter citreus, a single genomic region encodes these proteins:
- a CDS encoding NUDIX hydrolase has translation MKRVDVVYAFIYDETAEKVLMVKNQNSTWSLPGRAVEKGETIEQAVIRETNEETGLVVEAVNINAINEAFFKTQGHHGIMFTFSAKIIGGEITIKNQNEIEEVKWVDINTANSLMPYHPRGVESLLKSSTPYIFQGEC, from the coding sequence ATGAAGAGAGTAGATGTAGTATATGCTTTTATTTATGACGAAACAGCAGAGAAGGTATTAATGGTTAAAAATCAAAATTCTACTTGGTCACTACCAGGTAGGGCAGTAGAAAAAGGAGAAACCATAGAACAGGCAGTTATACGTGAGACAAATGAAGAAACCGGTTTAGTTGTTGAAGCAGTGAACATAAATGCAATTAATGAAGCATTTTTTAAGACGCAGGGGCATCACGGTATAATGTTTACATTCTCAGCGAAAATAATTGGAGGAGAAATTACTATTAAAAATCAGAACGAAATTGAAGAAGTAAAATGGGTAGACATAAATACCGCTAATAGTTTAATGCCCTATCATCCTAGAGGTGTAGAGAGTTTATTAAAATCCTCAACACCGTACATATTTCAGGGCGAATGTTAG
- a CDS encoding ATPase: MIYEDPIYWNNDVAYYIEKTHKLTPDKPCITIKIPFDRLGLDEKMDQVVLSDFALREWVDHIETLNELIYNRSRTDKENGAFYCFRPTNVLLKRNVSFVELISEKWYLCIMITVQLPFKDNNKAMRMLCKMLPKEVEKFITKFDLIKLNTAMDLVKKQNMIRDWLKTNGYCAFIGNGSILPRNKEKNGPLEGALPFTSPEDVEVEIKGMRGMGIKRGVTVITGGGYSGKSTMLDALNSGIYNHIVGDGREFVVTDQSAMEISAEEGRSIKNINITPFIKWIPNSSAEQFSTDYASGSTSQAANIMEAINYGCKLLLIDEDRSATNFMIQDIKMRSLIKHEPITPFTERVRELYEAVGVSSILVIGGSGEFLSVADQIILMDNFMPKNVTQEAKNLCEHDKPHERIPLTNWEIERKINTDHFSSYPQGSGTEKLIVSTMGYMMIGDEQIDIRGLYNITSHAQLAAIAFLIRKIAINKQDRHILLHEKIKKALEDMERDGVDIVFSSFFPGFERWLELPRINEVLSVINRMKHLNFIQPEPSEQL, encoded by the coding sequence ATGATTTATGAAGACCCAATCTATTGGAATAATGATGTTGCCTATTACATTGAAAAAACACATAAACTCACACCGGATAAGCCATGTATCACCATAAAAATACCGTTTGATCGTCTTGGCTTAGATGAAAAGATGGATCAAGTTGTTCTCTCAGATTTTGCTTTAAGAGAATGGGTTGATCATATTGAAACATTAAATGAATTAATTTATAACCGTTCACGAACCGATAAAGAAAATGGTGCGTTTTATTGTTTTCGTCCAACCAATGTGTTGTTGAAACGCAATGTATCCTTTGTCGAGCTCATCTCGGAAAAATGGTATTTATGCATAATGATTACAGTACAGCTTCCATTCAAGGATAATAATAAAGCTATGCGAATGCTATGCAAAATGCTTCCAAAAGAAGTGGAGAAGTTTATTACAAAGTTTGATCTCATAAAATTGAATACTGCCATGGATTTAGTAAAAAAACAAAATATGATTCGCGATTGGCTAAAAACCAATGGTTATTGTGCATTTATTGGGAATGGCAGCATTTTGCCAAGAAATAAAGAAAAAAATGGTCCACTAGAGGGTGCTTTGCCTTTTACATCCCCAGAAGATGTTGAAGTTGAAATTAAAGGTATGCGCGGAATGGGTATAAAACGTGGTGTCACAGTCATCACCGGTGGTGGCTATTCGGGTAAAAGTACAATGTTGGATGCACTAAATTCTGGGATTTACAACCATATTGTAGGAGACGGACGAGAATTTGTCGTTACAGATCAAAGTGCAATGGAAATTTCTGCAGAGGAAGGCCGTTCCATAAAAAATATCAATATTACACCATTCATAAAATGGATTCCAAATAGCTCGGCAGAACAGTTTTCTACTGACTATGCCTCTGGTTCTACATCTCAAGCTGCAAATATTATGGAAGCAATCAATTATGGATGTAAGCTTCTTCTTATTGATGAAGATCGAAGTGCGACCAACTTTATGATTCAAGACATCAAAATGCGTTCATTAATTAAGCATGAGCCGATTACACCTTTTACGGAACGTGTTAGGGAACTTTATGAGGCTGTTGGCGTATCTTCTATTCTTGTAATTGGTGGAAGCGGCGAATTTTTATCCGTAGCCGATCAAATTATTTTAATGGATAACTTTATGCCAAAAAACGTAACGCAAGAAGCAAAAAATTTATGTGAACATGACAAACCACATGAACGTATTCCCCTTACAAACTGGGAGATAGAAAGAAAAATAAACACCGATCACTTTTCGAGCTATCCACAAGGTAGCGGTACAGAAAAACTGATTGTTTCAACGATGGGATACATGATGATAGGCGATGAACAAATTGATATCAGAGGACTATACAATATCACATCACACGCCCAGCTTGCAGCTATTGCCTTTTTAATTCGAAAAATAGCCATAAATAAACAAGATCGCCACATCTTACTTCATGAAAAGATCAAAAAAGCTCTCGAAGACATGGAAAGAGATGGAGTGGATATTGTATTTTCTTCCTTTTTTCCTGGTTTCGAAAGATGGCTTGAATTACCTAGAATTAATGAAGTATTATCTGTCATAAACCGAATGAAACATTTGAATTTTATTCAGCCGGAGCCATCTGAACAACTCTAA
- a CDS encoding polyketide cyclase, whose protein sequence is MDTTKKVTVETTINAPVEKVWEFWTEPTHIKKWNTPSEDWHTLKAENDLRVGGEFCSRMEAKDGSFGFDFGGIYDDVKRHELIAYTLGDGRKVNITFREKENQTEVIETFDPETTNPPEFQKQGWQSILDNFKKYAEQTN, encoded by the coding sequence ATGGATACAACTAAAAAAGTAACAGTTGAAACAACTATTAATGCACCAGTAGAAAAGGTTTGGGAATTTTGGACAGAACCAACACATATCAAAAAATGGAACACTCCTTCAGAGGACTGGCACACACTAAAGGCTGAGAATGATTTACGAGTTGGCGGAGAATTCTGTTCAAGAATGGAAGCAAAGGATGGCAGTTTTGGTTTCGATTTTGGAGGAATCTATGATGATGTAAAAAGACATGAACTTATTGCCTATACGCTAGGTGATGGAAGAAAAGTAAATATCACCTTTAGAGAAAAAGAAAACCAGACAGAAGTAATTGAAACATTCGATCCTGAAACAACGAATCCACCTGAGTTTCAAAAACAAGGATGGCAATCTATTCTAGACAATTTCAAAAAGTATGCAGAGCAAACAAATTAA
- a CDS encoding SDR family NAD(P)-dependent oxidoreductase, whose product MKLTGNTILITGGSTGIGLAIAERFLKLENKVIIIGRRENVLKDAKEKFPELITHVSDLGTESDRALLFDWVTNNYPEVNVLVNNAGIQQRFNVLKADAKNDWKYFNNEITTNIEAPIHLSMLFASFFATKQEAAIINVTSGLAFTPLAIAPIYSATKAALHSFTIGLRHQLSDSTVEVIEIAPPAVNTDLGGAGLHTHGEPLSEFADGIFKGLEDGKQEIGYGSSVERLRMSRDKVDEHVENMYNALKNTIL is encoded by the coding sequence ATGAAACTTACAGGAAATACAATCCTTATTACAGGGGGAAGTACTGGTATTGGATTGGCTATTGCAGAACGCTTTTTAAAATTAGAAAATAAAGTCATTATTATAGGTCGACGAGAAAATGTTCTTAAAGATGCAAAAGAAAAATTCCCAGAGCTTATTACTCATGTAAGTGATTTAGGCACTGAATCAGACCGCGCTTTATTGTTTGATTGGGTAACAAATAACTATCCAGAAGTGAATGTATTAGTAAATAATGCAGGGATTCAACAACGTTTTAATGTCTTAAAAGCAGATGCGAAAAACGATTGGAAATATTTCAATAATGAAATCACAACAAACATCGAAGCTCCAATTCACCTTTCCATGCTGTTTGCTTCATTTTTTGCTACAAAACAAGAAGCGGCTATTATTAATGTTACATCAGGATTAGCTTTTACTCCTTTGGCAATTGCTCCAATTTATTCGGCAACAAAAGCTGCACTCCACTCATTTACAATTGGCTTGAGACACCAACTATCTGATTCAACTGTAGAAGTAATTGAAATTGCTCCTCCAGCAGTTAATACAGATTTAGGCGGAGCGGGATTGCATACTCACGGCGAACCTTTAAGTGAATTCGCAGATGGAATTTTTAAAGGATTAGAAGATGGCAAACAAGAAATTGGATATGGCTCTTCCGTTGAAAGACTACGTATGTCACGCGACAAAGTCGATGAGCACGTTGAAAATATGTACAATGCGTTGAAAAATACGATTTTATAA
- a CDS encoding MerR family transcriptional regulator: MKYCSISEAAAKFNITESTLRYYEKKGLLPLIERDHAGRRLFSENQMLLLETVICLKNTHMSISSIKQYIDWVVEGDQTTELRLEMMKNHKQAVLEEISLMTKSLEGIDLKINRYLKRTEQEKG; encoded by the coding sequence ATGAAATATTGTTCAATTAGTGAAGCGGCAGCAAAATTTAATATTACAGAATCTACATTACGATATTACGAAAAAAAGGGTCTACTCCCACTAATTGAACGTGATCATGCAGGTAGACGGCTGTTCTCAGAAAATCAAATGTTACTTCTTGAAACAGTGATTTGTTTAAAGAATACGCACATGTCTATAAGTAGTATAAAGCAATATATTGATTGGGTAGTGGAAGGTGATCAAACGACGGAATTACGACTTGAAATGATGAAAAATCATAAGCAGGCAGTATTAGAAGAAATCTCGTTAATGACAAAATCATTAGAGGGTATTGATTTGAAAATTAATCGTTATCTAAAACGTACTGAACAAGAAAAAGGATAA
- a CDS encoding GNAT family N-acetyltransferase, translated as MIRRLNQSDHEVCFNLLKSRSAENLFIIGDIEAYGYDQEFQKVWGEFNSHGELVAILLKYQENYIPFAADSFSAKEFAEIISNDHDFKYMSGLKEITGKIEPYLTKELKTKRQTYYAKCTRLILTNHGEFLNVQQASPKDAEELVKLLTSVPEFSDSIISVERKRRTLTDGTSRSFFIKEDGKMVSSASTAAENTLSAMVVGVATLESYKKKGYATKCMLKLCSTLLQEGKELCLFYDNPQAGAIYKRIGFEDIGFWMMYTCK; from the coding sequence CAGAGTGATCATGAGGTTTGTTTTAACTTATTAAAGTCTAGAAGCGCTGAAAATCTATTTATTATTGGTGACATTGAAGCTTATGGATATGACCAAGAATTTCAGAAGGTTTGGGGAGAGTTTAATTCTCATGGAGAATTAGTAGCTATATTGTTAAAATACCAAGAAAACTATATCCCATTTGCAGCGGATTCATTTAGTGCAAAAGAATTTGCAGAGATTATTTCGAATGATCATGACTTTAAGTATATGTCTGGTCTTAAAGAGATTACTGGAAAAATTGAGCCATACTTAACTAAAGAGCTTAAAACAAAAAGACAAACATATTACGCCAAATGTACACGATTGATTTTAACTAATCATGGAGAATTTTTAAATGTACAACAAGCATCACCAAAAGATGCAGAAGAACTTGTAAAATTATTGACATCTGTTCCTGAATTTAGTGATTCGATTATTTCAGTGGAAAGAAAACGTAGAACATTGACTGATGGTACTTCACGTTCATTTTTTATTAAGGAAGATGGAAAAATGGTATCAAGTGCTTCAACTGCAGCGGAAAATACTTTGTCAGCAATGGTTGTAGGAGTCGCAACGCTAGAAAGCTATAAGAAAAAGGGGTATGCAACAAAGTGTATGCTCAAGCTTTGTAGTACCCTTTTACAAGAAGGGAAAGAATTGTGTTTGTTTTATGATAACCCTCAAGCAGGTGCAATCTATAAACGAATTGGATTTGAAGATATTGGATTTTGGATGATGTATACATGTAAATAA